The Polyangiaceae bacterium genome includes a region encoding these proteins:
- a CDS encoding 4Fe-4S dicluster domain-containing protein, which translates to MAELVPYPFARLLTRAFSELEHEQAMFHLPEKKFVRGLPEKDLSVAFHGHTAASPLGPAAGPHSQLAQNIVLSFLGGGRIFELKTVQIMDRLQIPRPCIDAQTIGYNVEWSQELTLEQSLEEYVKASMLLEILIASGKLKLQPGFDRWVFDMSVGYDLAGIQNERVQAFLSGMLDASAVVERLRRQIPPAFARYRELPFRTRLADTLTLSTFHGCPPDEIERITAFLLEKLGLHCIVKLNPTLLGKTEVRRLLNDVLGYADHAPDEAFDKDATWEQAVDFVGRLGDKAKGLGRGFGVKFTNTLIVQNERSFFPATEKVMYLSGQPLHVLAMSLVGRFREAFGDRYPISFSAGIDAKNFPDAVSLGLVPVTVCTDLLRTGGYARMEGYFRELGTRMGPAGSVGDFIIRAKGRGEAALERAGGGGSAECRAALLSGADLAAAAGPKLYPRWVSEAKLENTRAYLDALLADPRYTRAATNKPPKKVGSLLVLFDCLTCDKCIPVCPNDANFTYELPKMEVPIQKAVRDPSGAFQIRTEGSHTVEKKHQIANYADFCNECGNCDVFCPEDGGPYLLKPRFFGSREEFAKHQNRDGFFVERLGAGFAVLGRFQGRDFGASFENGRASYTGAGFELSCDADDPTQNLSGHASVEVDLTYLRLMKLLGKSVLDESGVSYVSAPSE; encoded by the coding sequence GTGGCCGAGCTCGTCCCGTACCCCTTCGCGCGCCTCCTGACTCGGGCCTTCAGCGAGCTCGAGCACGAGCAGGCGATGTTCCACCTGCCGGAGAAGAAGTTCGTGCGCGGGCTGCCGGAGAAGGACCTGTCCGTGGCCTTCCACGGCCACACGGCCGCCTCGCCCCTCGGCCCCGCGGCGGGGCCGCACTCGCAGCTCGCGCAGAACATCGTGCTCTCGTTTTTGGGCGGCGGTCGCATCTTCGAGCTGAAGACCGTGCAGATCATGGATCGCCTCCAGATCCCGCGGCCGTGCATCGACGCCCAGACCATCGGCTACAACGTCGAGTGGTCGCAGGAGCTGACGCTCGAGCAGTCACTCGAGGAGTACGTGAAGGCTTCGATGCTGCTCGAGATCCTGATCGCGAGCGGGAAGCTGAAGCTCCAGCCGGGCTTCGATCGCTGGGTGTTCGACATGAGCGTCGGCTACGACCTCGCGGGCATCCAGAACGAACGCGTGCAGGCGTTCCTCTCGGGCATGCTGGACGCGAGCGCCGTGGTCGAGCGGCTGCGCCGGCAGATCCCGCCGGCCTTCGCCCGCTACCGAGAGCTGCCGTTCCGCACCCGCCTCGCCGACACGCTCACGCTCTCGACCTTCCACGGTTGCCCGCCCGACGAGATCGAGCGCATCACCGCTTTCTTGCTGGAGAAGCTCGGCTTGCACTGCATCGTGAAGCTGAACCCGACCTTGCTCGGCAAGACGGAGGTGCGCCGCCTGCTCAACGACGTGCTCGGCTACGCCGACCACGCGCCCGACGAAGCCTTCGACAAGGACGCGACCTGGGAGCAGGCCGTGGACTTCGTGGGTCGGCTCGGTGACAAGGCCAAGGGCCTCGGCCGCGGCTTCGGCGTGAAGTTCACCAACACGCTGATCGTGCAGAACGAGCGCAGCTTCTTCCCGGCCACCGAGAAGGTCATGTACCTGTCCGGGCAGCCGCTGCACGTCCTGGCGATGAGCCTCGTCGGTCGCTTTCGCGAGGCCTTCGGCGACCGCTATCCGATCTCGTTCTCCGCCGGCATCGACGCCAAGAACTTCCCGGACGCGGTGAGCCTGGGCCTGGTGCCGGTCACGGTGTGCACCGATCTGCTCCGCACCGGCGGCTACGCGCGCATGGAGGGCTACTTCCGCGAGCTCGGCACGCGCATGGGCCCCGCAGGGAGCGTCGGCGACTTCATCATCCGCGCCAAGGGACGAGGCGAGGCTGCGCTCGAGCGCGCCGGCGGTGGAGGCAGCGCCGAGTGCCGTGCCGCGCTCCTGTCCGGCGCCGATCTCGCTGCGGCGGCGGGACCGAAGCTCTACCCACGCTGGGTCTCGGAGGCGAAGCTCGAGAACACGCGCGCCTACCTCGACGCCCTGCTCGCCGATCCGCGTTACACCCGCGCCGCCACCAACAAGCCGCCGAAGAAGGTGGGCTCGCTGCTCGTCCTGTTCGACTGCCTGACCTGCGACAAGTGCATCCCGGTCTGCCCGAACGACGCGAACTTCACCTACGAGCTGCCGAAGATGGAAGTGCCGATCCAGAAGGCCGTGCGCGACCCCTCGGGCGCCTTCCAGATCCGCACCGAAGGCAGCCACACGGTGGAGAAGAAGCACCAGATCGCGAACTACGCCGACTTCTGCAACGAGTGCGGCAACTGCGACGTGTTCTGCCCGGAGGACGGCGGCCCGTACCTGCTCAAGCCGCGCTTCTTCGGCAGCCGCGAGGAGTTCGCGAAACACCAGAATCGCGACGGCTTCTTCGTCGAGCGCCTGGGCGCGGGCTTCGCCGTGCTCGGCCGCTTCCAGGGTCGTGACTTCGGCGCCAGCTTCGAGAACGGCCGCGCCAGCTACACGGGCGCCGGCTTCGAGCTCAGCTGCGACGCCGACGACCCCACACAGAACCTGAGCGGCCACGCCAGCGTCGAGGTCGATCTCACCTACCTCCGGCTGATGAAGCTCCTGGGCAAGAGCGTGCTCGACGAGAGCGGGGTGAGCTACGTCAGCGCCCCGAGCGAGTGA
- a CDS encoding DksA/TraR family C4-type zinc finger protein produces MASGWAHDGAVQEQIDATVESEVARVRSRLAQTESLTHCEDCGEEIPAARRRAVAGVRRCVQCQSEADQQEGQPSLYNRRGSKDSQLK; encoded by the coding sequence ATGGCCAGCGGTTGGGCTCACGACGGAGCCGTACAGGAACAGATCGACGCGACCGTGGAGAGCGAGGTCGCCCGCGTCCGGAGCCGTCTGGCCCAGACCGAGAGCCTCACCCATTGCGAGGACTGCGGGGAGGAGATCCCGGCGGCGCGGCGCCGCGCGGTCGCCGGCGTGCGCCGCTGCGTTCAGTGCCAGTCCGAGGCCGACCAGCAAGAGGGACAGCCGAGCCTGTACAACCGGCGCGGCAGCAAGGACAGCCAGCTGAAATAG